Below is a genomic region from Microbacterium esteraromaticum.
GGCTCGATCTCGGCGCAGGTGCCGCGGCCGCAGTCCGTCGCGTACGCGGTGAGCAAGCACGCCATCACCGGTCTCACCAGATCGATCGACCTCGATGGGCGCCGGCACGGGATCAGCTGCGGTCAGATCGACATCGGCAACGCGGCCACGCAGATCATGACCGAGATCGGCGTGGGCTCCGGTGCGCTGCAGGCAGACGGCTCGCGCATGGTGGAGCCGACCTTCGACGTGGCCGACGCCGCGCGCACCGTGCTGTTCATGGCGCAGCTGCCTGCGGAGGCGAACATCCCGTCGCTCACGGTGGCGGCCGCGGGCATGCCGTTCGGCGGTCGCGGCTGAGCGTGCGCTGCTGGTCATGATGACTCCCCAGCGGGGTCCGCACTCCCCAGGAATGCGGACCCCCGGTCGGTTCGGTCCGGTCTCAGTGCCCTGATCCGTGCGGCTCGTCGTCGACGATCTGCACGACCTTGCCGTCTGCGCCGACGAGCTTGCCGTCGACGTAGCGGTCGCCCTCCTTCAGCACCCGGATCACGTCGGTCCTGATGACGCGCACCGGGCTCGCCGCGAACACCGACGGGTCGGCCGGGTTGCCGCGCTTCAGGTGGTTGAACACGAGGTTCAGCAGGATCGCCATCACGGCGGCCGAGCTGATGCCCGAGTTGAAGATGACCTGGAACCAGCTCGGGAAGTTGGAGTACAGCCCGGGGATCAGCTCGGGCAGGGTGCCGACCGAGATCGCCGTGGCGACGATGATCAGATTCATGTTGCCCTCGTACGTGACCTTTGAGAGGGTGCGGATGCCCGAGGCGGTCACCGTGCCGAACAGGACGATGCCCGCACCTCCCAGCACCGCGGTCGGCATGGCCGCGACGACGCGCCCGAGGAACGGGCACAGGCCGAGGATGATCAGCACCACCCCGCCGGCGGCGACCGCGTAGCGGCTCTTGATCTTGGTGACGGCGACGAGGCCGACGTTCTGGGCGAAGGCGCTCTGGGTGAACGAGTTGAAGATCGGAGACACGGCGCTCGCCAGCATGTCGGCGCGCAGGCCCGCTGCGATGCGCTTGCGGTCGACCTTCGATCCGGTGATCTCGCCGACGGCGAGGATGTCGGCCGTGGTCTCGGTGAGGATCACCAGCACGACGATGAGCATCGACAGGATCGCGGCGACGTCGAAGGTGGGCGCACCGAAGGCGAGCGGCGTGGGGAAGGCGAAGAAGTCGCCCTCGAACACCTTCGAGAAGTCGGCGCGGCCGATCAGTGCGGCGAAGATCGTTCCGATGATCATGGCGAGCAGGATCGACAGGCGCGAGACGAACGCGTTGCCGAGCTTGCTGAGCAGCACGATCACGGCCAGCGTGAACGCCGCGATGCCCATGTTCACCGGATCGGCGAAGCTCTCGGCCGTCGGATCGTTCCCGGTGATCCAGTGACCGGCGACGGGCATGAGCGACAGCCCGATCGAGGTGATCACGACCCCGGTGACGACCGGAGGGAAGAACCGGACG
It encodes:
- a CDS encoding nucleobase:cation symporter-2 family protein, whose translation is MTAARSTTPKRPSDRPEDERLSIGASFTYGLQHVLTMYGGIIAPPLIIGSAAGVSPSEIGLLVAACLFVGGLATLLQTIGFPFFGSQLPLVQGVSFAGVATMLAIVNGNGRMGLTDVFGAVIIASLIGLVIAPFFAQIVRFFPPVVTGVVITSIGLSLMPVAGHWITGNDPTAESFADPVNMGIAAFTLAVIVLLSKLGNAFVSRLSILLAMIIGTIFAALIGRADFSKVFEGDFFAFPTPLAFGAPTFDVAAILSMLIVVLVILTETTADILAVGEITGSKVDRKRIAAGLRADMLASAVSPIFNSFTQSAFAQNVGLVAVTKIKSRYAVAAGGVVLIILGLCPFLGRVVAAMPTAVLGGAGIVLFGTVTASGIRTLSKVTYEGNMNLIIVATAISVGTLPELIPGLYSNFPSWFQVIFNSGISSAAVMAILLNLVFNHLKRGNPADPSVFAASPVRVIRTDVIRVLKEGDRYVDGKLVGADGKVVQIVDDEPHGSGH